From the genome of Nicotiana sylvestris chromosome 2, ASM39365v2, whole genome shotgun sequence, one region includes:
- the LOC104246742 gene encoding abscisic acid and environmental stress-inducible protein TAS14-like gives MAQYNEGYGSQGQMRQTDEYGNRVQETGGMGTGAYGTQGGTGIGGMGAGEYGTQGQGTGMGMGGGAYGTQGGTGMGAMGGEYGTQGTGMGMGTGGMHTQHHEGQQQLRRSDSSSSSEDDGEGGRRKKGMKQKIMEKMPGGHAQQEGEYNQHAQTTYSTEGGEKKGMMDKIKDKIPGMH, from the exons ATGGCACAATACAACGAGGGATACGGTAGCCAGGGGCAAATGCGCCAGACTGATGAATATGGAAACCGGGTCCAGGAAACTGGGGGCATGGGCACTGGTGCCTATGGAACTCAGGGTGGTACCGGTATTGGGGGCATGGGTGCTGGAGAATATGGAACCCAAGGCCAAGGTACTGGTATGGGTATGGGTGGTGGAGCCTATGGAACTCAGGGTGGTACTGGAATGGGGGCCATGGGTGGAGAGTATGGAACCCAAGGTACTGGAATGGGTATGGGTACTGGTGGTATGCATACTCAGCACCATGAGGGCCAACAACAGCTTCGTCGATCCGACAGCTCTAGCTCT TCTGAGGATGATGGAGAAGGTGGAAGAAGGAAGAAGGGGATGAAGCAGAAGATAATGGAGAAGATGCCAGGAGGACATGCCCAACAGGAAGGTGAATACAACCAACATGCACAAACAACTTATAGTACTGAAGGAGGAGAGAAGAAGGGAATGATGGACAAAATCAAGGACAAGATTCCTGGGATGCACTGA